In Providencia zhijiangensis, a single window of DNA contains:
- the ybjG gene encoding undecaprenyl-diphosphate phosphatase yields the protein MLEQLNLDLFNLINATPESASGTIALATVIAKRLILIFPLFTVACWFWGAQSNMTRQRTFACKTAYAIVIGLVISWLIGYFAPHERPFVMGIGSNFLDHDATPSFPSNHGTIVFTFVFAFLFWLRTWVGFVFMVPAIVIAWSRIYLGVHWPLDMVGAFILGAISCGLSQLIWAVGGSVIQQPITRLYHLVFGSLIRKGWMQP from the coding sequence GTGCTGGAACAACTAAATCTGGATCTTTTTAATCTGATCAACGCAACGCCTGAGTCCGCAAGTGGTACTATTGCGTTAGCCACAGTGATCGCCAAACGCTTGATCCTTATTTTCCCGCTATTTACTGTTGCGTGTTGGTTTTGGGGTGCGCAGTCAAATATGACTCGCCAACGTACCTTTGCCTGCAAAACGGCTTACGCCATTGTCATTGGCTTAGTAATTTCTTGGTTGATTGGTTATTTTGCACCCCATGAGCGTCCTTTCGTGATGGGCATTGGCTCTAATTTCTTAGATCACGACGCAACTCCGTCTTTCCCGAGTAACCATGGAACTATTGTCTTCACTTTCGTTTTTGCTTTCTTATTCTGGCTAAGAACATGGGTTGGCTTCGTGTTTATGGTTCCTGCCATCGTTATTGCATGGTCTCGAATTTATCTTGGTGTTCACTGGCCGTTAGACATGGTCGGTGCATTTATCTTAGGTGCTATTTCTTGCGGTTTATCTCAGCTGATTTGGGCTGTGGGCGGCAGTGTTATTCAGCAACCAATCACTCGTCTTTACCACCTCGTATTTGGTTCTCTCATTCGTAAAGGATGGATGCAACCTTAA
- a CDS encoding DUF2867 domain-containing protein, translating into MTGKQRVLVLGASGYIGQNLIPKLLEEGHEVTAAARRVDWMLSQGWSDTRCIYVDLHQPETLKNIMDEVDIVYFLVHSMADQANLIEREREAARNVQNALQGSNVKQVIYLSALQHGHTYSPHLIARRLTGEILRESGIPVTEIRASIIVGSGSAAFEIMRDMVYNLAILTPPRWVRSKSSPIALENILYYLTQLAQLPVTESRVLDAGGPEYISYQELFKRFIKVSGKRRLLIPIPIPVSMISVHFISLITSVPPTIAKELIQGLQHDLPADDKLIRELIPQTLISFDDAVRTTLAEEASAIDNSDWGYDPEVRKRWRPGYGYYPKQAGFTFSTTATTESLWHTVQQIGGKEGYFYANILWKTRAIMDDMMLNKVKYGRPDRDTLQVGDEVDGWRVINMEPNKQLSLLFGMKAPGLGRLTFTIHDSGNLRSIDVRAWWHPAGFSGLLYWFAMMPAHLFIFKGMAKRISELAIQWDKKLVTAPIAEDSSNKPE; encoded by the coding sequence ATGACGGGTAAACAACGAGTTTTAGTACTAGGCGCCAGTGGCTATATTGGGCAAAATTTAATTCCTAAATTATTGGAAGAAGGTCATGAAGTCACTGCTGCTGCCCGACGTGTAGACTGGATGCTGTCTCAAGGTTGGTCAGATACTCGCTGTATCTATGTGGATTTACACCAGCCTGAAACCCTGAAAAATATCATGGATGAGGTGGATATTGTTTACTTCCTCGTTCATAGCATGGCGGATCAAGCCAACCTTATTGAACGTGAACGTGAAGCGGCGCGCAATGTACAAAATGCACTACAAGGCTCTAACGTCAAGCAGGTGATTTATCTCAGCGCGCTGCAACACGGGCATACTTATTCCCCGCATTTAATTGCCAGACGCTTAACAGGGGAAATTCTGCGCGAAAGTGGTATTCCTGTGACTGAGATCCGTGCATCCATTATCGTTGGTTCAGGCTCTGCGGCCTTCGAAATTATGCGGGATATGGTGTATAACCTCGCCATTTTGACGCCGCCGCGTTGGGTTCGTTCAAAGTCATCCCCAATTGCCCTTGAAAATATCCTGTATTACCTCACGCAATTAGCCCAACTCCCCGTTACAGAAAGCCGAGTATTAGATGCGGGTGGCCCTGAATACATAAGCTACCAAGAGCTCTTCAAACGCTTTATTAAAGTCTCTGGAAAGCGCCGTTTGTTAATTCCAATTCCGATCCCTGTCAGTATGATCTCCGTGCACTTTATTAGTTTGATAACTTCTGTGCCGCCCACGATTGCCAAAGAGTTGATCCAAGGCTTACAACACGACCTGCCTGCGGACGATAAACTCATTCGCGAACTTATCCCGCAAACGCTGATTTCATTTGATGACGCGGTCAGAACCACATTAGCGGAAGAAGCCAGCGCCATTGATAACTCAGATTGGGGTTACGATCCGGAGGTAAGAAAACGCTGGAGACCGGGTTACGGCTACTACCCTAAACAAGCGGGCTTTACTTTTAGTACCACTGCAACCACAGAATCGCTCTGGCATACCGTCCAGCAAATTGGTGGAAAAGAAGGATATTTTTACGCCAATATCCTTTGGAAAACACGCGCCATTATGGATGATATGATGTTGAATAAAGTCAAATATGGCAGACCTGATCGTGACACCTTACAGGTTGGTGATGAAGTTGATGGCTGGCGAGTCATTAATATGGAGCCAAATAAGCAACTTAGCTTGCTTTTTGGTATGAAAGCACCCGGTTTAGGTCGATTGACTTTCACTATTCATGATAGTGGAAATCTACGTTCAATTGATGTTCGTGCATGGTGGCACCCAGCGGGTTTCAGCGGATTACTCTATTGGTTTGCGATGATGCCAGCTCATTTGTTCATCTTTAAAGGCATGGCTAAGCGTATTAGTGAATTGGCGATTCAATGGGACAAAAAGCTTGTGACAGCGCCGATAGCGGAAGATAGCTCCAATAAGCCAGAATAA
- a CDS encoding YbjN domain-containing protein: MDSICYPDISQLREWLDQLKTSYFECDSCAALHLPHMQNIDGIFDAKLDIINNVLVLSALAELKPTAIITLVANISQINASSLTAKVFLEINNENLPKLVVSQSFSLEAGITYRQFSHFLQQAEEQISGIVFEIFSNNLLYANQDEYEELEPDDNDDDTESDLDDKPSVIIH, from the coding sequence ATGGATTCTATTTGTTACCCAGATATCTCACAACTGCGTGAGTGGTTAGACCAACTCAAAACCTCTTATTTCGAGTGTGATTCTTGTGCTGCTTTGCATCTCCCTCATATGCAAAATATTGATGGGATCTTTGATGCTAAATTAGACATTATTAATAATGTGTTAGTACTCTCAGCACTGGCGGAACTTAAACCTACCGCGATCATTACGCTGGTGGCAAATATTAGCCAAATTAACGCTAGCTCATTAACGGCAAAAGTTTTTCTCGAAATTAATAATGAAAACCTACCTAAGTTGGTGGTTAGTCAATCATTTTCGTTAGAGGCTGGGATTACCTATCGCCAATTTAGCCATTTCTTACAGCAAGCCGAAGAGCAAATTTCCGGTATTGTGTTTGAAATTTTCAGTAATAATCTGCTTTATGCTAATCAAGATGAGTATGAAGAGTTAGAGCCGGATGATAATGATGACGATACTGAATCCGACCTTGATGATAAACCTTCCGTGATTATTCACTAA
- the artJ gene encoding arginine ABC transporter substrate-binding protein, with protein sequence MKKLLLATLLGAVTLSAAAAEKETIRFATEATYAPFEMFDKNNQIVGFDVDLANAMCEKMNATCTFTHQSFDSLIPSLKFRRFEALMAGIDITPERQQQVDFTETYYPNSAEFIAVKDKVTAVDQLKGKKIGVQNGTTHQKYILEQHKDMTVVPYDNYQSAILDLQNGRINAVFGDTAVADEWLKAKGNENLAAVGDKVTDPQYFGIGLGIAVRKGNKELLDKMNKALSEVKADGTYDAIHKKWFQQ encoded by the coding sequence ATGAAAAAATTATTATTAGCTACATTATTAGGCGCTGTAACCCTATCTGCGGCGGCGGCGGAAAAAGAGACTATCCGTTTTGCAACTGAAGCCACTTATGCCCCATTTGAAATGTTTGATAAAAACAACCAAATCGTAGGTTTTGACGTGGATCTGGCAAATGCAATGTGTGAAAAAATGAATGCAACCTGCACATTCACACACCAATCTTTTGATAGCTTAATCCCAAGCCTAAAATTCCGTCGCTTTGAAGCGTTAATGGCGGGTATCGATATTACCCCTGAGCGTCAACAACAAGTGGATTTCACCGAAACTTACTATCCGAACTCCGCTGAATTTATTGCGGTAAAAGATAAAGTTACTGCTGTTGACCAGTTAAAAGGTAAAAAAATCGGGGTACAAAACGGTACTACACACCAGAAATACATTCTGGAACAACATAAAGATATGACGGTTGTCCCATATGATAACTACCAATCTGCCATTTTAGATCTGCAAAACGGTCGTATTAATGCGGTCTTCGGTGACACTGCCGTTGCTGATGAGTGGTTAAAAGCGAAAGGTAATGAAAACTTAGCGGCTGTGGGCGACAAAGTGACCGATCCACAATACTTTGGTATTGGTTTAGGTATCGCGGTTCGTAAAGGCAACAAAGAGTTGCTTGATAAGATGAACAAAGCCTTATCTGAAGTTAAAGCCGATGGCACCTACGATGCTATCCATAAAAAATGGTTTCAACAGTAG
- a CDS encoding YbjC family protein — MEQQQKPIKETKGTMRSLADMPKPVLFLEGIGILLLITVLLATNDYITLPEWLASSGAIVSMVLVGMGCLIPAMINIIWRAVHGLTFLGIDNKSGGASRDRRNQPKEATRDDDKPDEK, encoded by the coding sequence ATGGAACAACAGCAAAAACCCATAAAAGAGACTAAAGGGACGATGCGCTCACTAGCGGATATGCCAAAACCCGTTCTATTTCTTGAGGGTATCGGAATATTATTACTAATCACCGTATTACTTGCCACTAATGACTATATTACGCTGCCGGAATGGCTAGCCAGCTCTGGCGCGATTGTCTCAATGGTGCTGGTTGGAATGGGGTGTTTAATCCCAGCGATGATCAATATTATCTGGCGAGCCGTTCATGGCCTTACTTTTTTGGGCATTGATAATAAATCGGGTGGCGCGAGTCGTGATCGTCGTAATCAACCAAAAGAGGCGACACGAGATGATGATAAACCAGACGAAAAGTAG
- a CDS encoding serine/threonine transporter → MDTTKVGSINKTASQTGNATAWRKTDTVWMLGLYGTAIGAGVLFLPINAGMSGLLPVLLMLVLAFPMTFFAHRGLTRFVLSGSKKDGDITEVVEEHFGRTAGNWITLLYFFAIYPILLVYGVSITNNVNKFLTELLGVGAPPRWLLALILVGGVMAIVAFGEKYIVKVMSMLVFPFIAVLVAFSLYMVPHWSTDVLSTLSLDSVTEAAKASGGQSIWITIWLTIPVMVFAFNHSPIISAFSVAKREEYDEAAEKKCSRILASAHILMVLTVMFFVISCVFTLSSADLAAAKAQNISILDYLSGYFDQPFIKYAAAIIAFIAIIKSFLGHYLGAREGFNGLVERAYRAKGKTIDVKKLNRGTALFMLVTTWLVATLNPGVLDIIESLGGPVIAILLFLMPMYAISKVPAMRKYSGKLSNIFVVIMGLVAISAATYKLFF, encoded by the coding sequence ATGGATACAACAAAAGTTGGTTCCATCAACAAAACAGCCTCGCAAACAGGGAATGCTACCGCTTGGCGTAAAACAGACACCGTGTGGATGCTCGGCCTTTATGGTACAGCCATCGGCGCGGGTGTTTTATTCTTGCCTATCAATGCGGGTATGAGTGGATTACTGCCAGTATTACTGATGTTAGTACTTGCTTTCCCAATGACATTTTTCGCTCACCGTGGTTTAACACGCTTTGTACTTTCCGGTTCAAAGAAAGACGGTGACATCACTGAAGTTGTAGAAGAACACTTTGGTCGTACAGCAGGTAACTGGATCACCCTGCTCTATTTCTTTGCTATTTATCCTATTCTGTTAGTTTATGGTGTTTCTATCACGAACAACGTCAACAAATTCCTGACTGAACTTTTAGGCGTTGGCGCTCCACCACGTTGGTTGCTGGCACTGATTTTAGTCGGTGGCGTCATGGCAATCGTGGCATTCGGTGAAAAATACATTGTTAAAGTCATGAGTATGCTGGTGTTCCCATTCATCGCCGTACTGGTCGCTTTCTCTCTGTACATGGTTCCACATTGGAGCACCGATGTTCTGAGCACATTATCTTTAGACAGCGTAACTGAAGCAGCTAAAGCATCCGGTGGACAAAGCATTTGGATCACTATCTGGCTAACAATCCCAGTGATGGTGTTCGCGTTTAACCACTCACCAATCATCTCTGCATTCTCTGTGGCAAAACGTGAAGAGTATGATGAAGCGGCTGAGAAAAAATGTTCACGCATTCTGGCTTCTGCGCACATCCTGATGGTTCTGACTGTCATGTTCTTCGTCATCAGCTGTGTATTCACGCTGTCTTCAGCGGACCTTGCTGCTGCTAAAGCGCAAAACATCAGTATCCTTGACTACCTGTCTGGTTACTTTGATCAGCCGTTCATCAAGTATGCTGCCGCAATCATCGCCTTTATCGCTATCATCAAATCATTCTTAGGTCACTACTTAGGTGCTCGTGAAGGTTTCAATGGTTTAGTTGAACGAGCATATCGTGCAAAAGGCAAAACTATTGATGTTAAAAAATTAAACCGTGGTACTGCACTGTTCATGTTAGTGACGACTTGGCTTGTCGCAACACTGAACCCTGGTGTACTGGATATTATTGAAAGTCTAGGTGGCCCAGTTATCGCAATCCTGCTGTTCTTAATGCCAATGTATGCAATCAGCAAAGTTCCTGCGATGCGTAAATACTCCGGTAAACTCAGCAATATCTTCGTTGTCATCATGGGTCTGGTCGCTATCTCCGCTGCAACTTACAAGTTATTCTTCTAA
- the artM gene encoding arginine ABC transporter permease ArtM, whose product MIDLILQILPGLPTSLSLTFSALLVAFILAIFFTLILSLKTPVISQAVKVYITLFTGTPLLVQFFLIYNGPSQFKSLQDYPMLWEFISTPWVCAMVALALNSAAYSTLLFHGAVKAIPSGQWQSCQALGMNKLQTMRIILPYAFKRSLSSYSNEVVLIFKSTSLASTITMLDIMGYSSQVFGQTWDVMAFVAAGIIYLVVNAILTLIMRLIERKALAFEHRS is encoded by the coding sequence ATGATCGATTTAATTCTACAAATATTACCGGGATTACCGACCAGCTTGTCACTGACCTTCAGTGCGTTATTGGTGGCTTTTATCTTAGCCATCTTCTTTACGCTGATCTTATCCCTTAAAACTCCCGTCATTTCACAAGCAGTTAAGGTGTATATCACCCTATTCACCGGTACGCCGTTATTGGTGCAGTTTTTCTTGATTTATAATGGGCCTAGCCAATTTAAGTCACTGCAAGATTACCCAATGCTATGGGAGTTTATTTCGACGCCATGGGTTTGTGCGATGGTGGCGCTGGCATTAAACAGTGCGGCATATTCCACGCTGTTATTCCATGGTGCGGTAAAAGCCATTCCGTCGGGTCAGTGGCAATCTTGCCAAGCGCTGGGTATGAATAAGCTGCAAACCATGCGGATTATTCTCCCTTATGCGTTTAAACGTTCACTTTCATCCTATTCCAACGAAGTGGTACTGATTTTCAAAAGTACCTCTCTCGCCAGTACCATTACGATGCTGGATATTATGGGCTACAGTAGCCAAGTATTTGGGCAAACATGGGATGTCATGGCGTTCGTCGCGGCAGGGATTATCTATCTTGTGGTAAACGCGATTCTGACGTTAATTATGCGTCTGATTGAGCGTAAAGCACTGGCATTTGAACATCGTAGCTAA
- a CDS encoding lysine exporter LysO family protein: MYSGLLIILLPLFLGYLIPIKNKNVLHRVHQSLNSMVYVILFLMGITLALLENLSAHLVSILIYALTFFACIFGLNALSLILLDKLDPWKVPQHKQEKPPSRIKMVFESLQLCGVLLIGFLVGLTGFKFLHYADKGSQVALMLLLLLVGVQLRNSGMHIRQILINRRGTTIALVMGVSALIGGAAAAFFLGLPIKMGLAIASGFGWYSLTGILITDAYGPVMGSAAFFNDLLRELTAIMLIPLIINRYRSTALGICGSTSMDFTLPVLQRSGGVSIVPAAIVHGFVLSLITPILMAFFT, translated from the coding sequence ATGTATTCTGGCTTGCTGATTATTCTTTTACCTCTGTTTCTGGGTTACTTGATACCCATAAAAAATAAAAATGTGCTTCATCGAGTTCATCAGTCTTTAAATTCGATGGTATACGTCATTTTATTTTTAATGGGTATTACCCTTGCTTTGCTTGAAAACCTTAGCGCACATTTAGTGTCCATCTTAATTTATGCCCTGACCTTCTTCGCCTGCATTTTTGGCCTCAATGCGCTTTCTTTAATTCTGCTGGATAAACTTGATCCGTGGAAAGTTCCACAGCACAAGCAAGAAAAGCCACCTTCACGTATCAAAATGGTGTTTGAATCCTTGCAACTGTGTGGTGTTTTGCTCATTGGCTTTTTGGTGGGATTAACTGGATTTAAATTCTTACATTATGCGGATAAAGGCAGCCAAGTGGCGCTAATGTTGCTGCTGTTACTGGTTGGGGTACAGCTTCGTAATAGTGGAATGCATATTCGACAAATTTTAATTAACCGCCGAGGAACCACTATTGCCTTAGTGATGGGAGTTAGCGCCCTTATTGGTGGGGCTGCCGCGGCCTTTTTCCTCGGGCTTCCTATCAAAATGGGGTTAGCTATCGCCTCTGGATTTGGTTGGTATTCACTCACCGGTATCTTAATTACCGATGCCTATGGCCCCGTGATGGGCAGCGCCGCATTTTTTAATGATCTATTGCGCGAATTGACTGCCATCATGTTGATCCCGTTAATTATTAATCGCTATCGCTCTACTGCATTGGGCATTTGTGGCTCTACGTCTATGGACTTTACTTTACCGGTATTGCAGCGCAGTGGTGGCGTGTCGATTGTCCCCGCCGCTATCGTTCATGGCTTCGTTTTAAGTCTAATTACGCCAATCCTTATGGCCTTCTTTACATAA
- the artQ gene encoding arginine ABC transporter permease ArtQ, translated as MNDLFFLASAAGITVGLAVLALVLGLVLAMLFTAWESVRFKPLAFLGTCWVTLIRGLPELLVVLFVYFGTLQLINLLGDGIAINLGFWQGTFQIDPSIFFADSGEFDYTPFFCGVVALALLYASYASQTLRGALKAVPYGQWEAGLALGLSKRTIFFRYIMPQMWRHALPGLGNQWLVLLKDTALVSLISVNDLMLQTKTIVNRTHEPFTWYAIVGLIYLAITLLSQLVLKRIELRTTRFERSDAK; from the coding sequence ATGAATGATTTATTCTTTTTAGCAAGTGCCGCCGGTATTACCGTCGGCCTTGCCGTTTTAGCGCTAGTCCTTGGATTGGTTCTCGCAATGCTATTTACCGCATGGGAATCTGTTCGGTTCAAACCTCTCGCCTTTTTAGGAACCTGCTGGGTCACGCTGATCCGTGGTTTACCTGAACTACTAGTGGTGCTGTTTGTCTATTTTGGAACGCTCCAGCTCATTAACCTGTTAGGTGATGGTATCGCCATTAACTTAGGTTTCTGGCAAGGTACATTCCAAATTGATCCGAGCATTTTCTTTGCTGACAGCGGCGAATTTGACTACACGCCATTCTTCTGTGGTGTGGTTGCGCTTGCACTGTTATATGCTTCTTACGCCTCACAGACCTTGCGTGGTGCCTTGAAAGCTGTGCCTTATGGTCAATGGGAAGCGGGATTGGCTCTTGGATTAAGCAAACGTACCATTTTCTTTCGCTATATCATGCCGCAAATGTGGCGTCATGCCCTGCCGGGCTTAGGTAACCAATGGCTAGTGTTACTCAAAGATACCGCGTTAGTCTCCTTAATTAGCGTCAATGACTTAATGCTACAGACCAAAACCATTGTGAACCGTACCCATGAACCGTTTACTTGGTACGCCATTGTGGGACTGATTTACCTTGCTATCACCCTATTAAGCCAATTGGTGCTAAAACGTATTGAACTGCGCACCACACGTTTTGAACGGAGTGATGCGAAATGA
- a CDS encoding GrxA family glutaredoxin: protein MYTVIFGRPGCPYCVRAKELAEKLKNERDDFDYRYVDIQAEGISKEDLSKTVGKTVETVPQIFIDEKHIGGCTDFEAYAKENLSLYK, encoded by the coding sequence ATGTACACTGTTATTTTTGGTCGCCCTGGTTGCCCATACTGTGTTCGTGCTAAAGAACTTGCAGAAAAACTGAAGAATGAACGTGACGACTTCGATTATCGCTATGTTGATATCCAAGCGGAAGGTATCTCTAAAGAAGACTTATCCAAAACCGTTGGTAAAACTGTAGAAACCGTTCCTCAAATCTTTATCGATGAAAAACACATCGGTGGTTGCACCGATTTTGAAGCATACGCTAAAGAAAATCTGAGTCTGTATAAGTAA
- the artP gene encoding arginine ABC transporter ATP-binding protein ArtP, with the protein MSIQLKNINCFYGNHQALFDINLECSAGETMVLLGPSGAGKSSLLRVLNLLEMPRSGQLNVANHTFDFAKAPDAKAIRDLRQNVGMVFQQYNLWPHLSVMDNLIEAPCRVLKLSKQQAQEKAAKLLERLRLSQFADRYPLHLSGGQQQRVAIARALMMEPQVLLFDEPTAALDPEITAQVVDIIRELSATGITQVIVTHEVEIARKTASRVVYMENGHIVEQGDASHFAAPQTEAFANYLSH; encoded by the coding sequence ATGAGCATTCAATTAAAAAACATAAACTGTTTCTACGGTAACCATCAGGCACTCTTTGATATCAACTTAGAGTGCTCTGCTGGTGAAACCATGGTATTACTCGGGCCAAGCGGCGCAGGGAAAAGCTCCTTACTGCGCGTACTTAACCTGCTAGAAATGCCACGTTCAGGTCAACTCAATGTTGCCAACCATACTTTTGATTTTGCCAAAGCACCAGATGCGAAAGCTATTCGCGATCTGCGCCAAAACGTAGGCATGGTTTTCCAGCAATATAATCTTTGGCCTCACTTAAGTGTGATGGATAACCTAATTGAAGCGCCATGCCGCGTTTTGAAGTTATCCAAACAGCAAGCCCAAGAAAAAGCCGCTAAGCTATTAGAGCGTTTACGTTTATCGCAATTTGCTGACCGCTATCCCCTGCATTTATCCGGCGGCCAACAACAGCGTGTCGCGATTGCTCGCGCCTTAATGATGGAACCACAAGTTCTGTTATTTGATGAGCCAACAGCCGCACTTGACCCTGAAATCACAGCGCAAGTGGTGGACATTATTCGTGAACTTTCAGCAACGGGGATCACCCAGGTTATCGTGACCCATGAAGTTGAAATTGCCCGTAAAACCGCAAGCCGTGTGGTCTATATGGAAAACGGTCATATTGTAGAGCAAGGAGATGCTAGCCACTTCGCTGCACCTCAAACCGAAGCATTTGCAAATTATCTGTCCCACTAA
- the rlmC gene encoding 23S rRNA (uracil(747)-C(5))-methyltransferase RlmC → MHCEKYLAGECRSCQWLELSPEQQISRKQDNLQSLLPSLASFLFLTPVTGPFEGFRNKAKMVVSGSVEKPILGIVNRDGDAVSLTECPLYPTEFSEIFAQLMPFIARAGLTPYNIERKRGELKYILLTQSWHTKQFMLRFVLRSDKKIEQLQKALPWLQEKLPQLAVITANIQPVHMAILEGEQEIMFTEQHVLRDEFNQVPLFIRPQSFFQTNPIVAAQLYQTAREWVKALNISSLWDLFCGVGGFGLHCADKTIRLTGIEISAPAIECARQSAQELGLQHVEFQALDSTNFATSRQDIPDLVLVNPPRRGIGKNLCNYLSDMHPEYILYSSCNAQTMAQDFELLSGYEVCKVQLFDMFPHTAHYEVLSLLKRK, encoded by the coding sequence ATGCATTGTGAAAAATATTTGGCAGGAGAATGTCGCTCCTGTCAGTGGCTAGAATTATCGCCAGAACAGCAAATTTCCCGTAAACAAGATAATCTGCAATCTTTATTGCCTTCTTTGGCGTCATTTTTATTTTTGACGCCAGTGACGGGGCCATTTGAAGGATTTCGCAATAAAGCCAAAATGGTTGTCAGTGGTAGTGTTGAAAAACCGATTTTGGGTATTGTTAACCGTGATGGAGATGCTGTTAGTTTAACGGAGTGCCCGTTATATCCCACTGAATTTTCAGAAATCTTCGCGCAGCTTATGCCTTTTATCGCGAGAGCTGGGTTAACCCCCTATAACATTGAACGTAAGCGCGGTGAGCTAAAATATATTTTGCTGACTCAAAGCTGGCATACCAAACAATTTATGTTGCGTTTTGTCTTGCGCTCCGATAAAAAAATTGAGCAATTACAAAAAGCATTACCTTGGTTACAAGAAAAATTGCCGCAATTGGCCGTGATCACTGCCAATATTCAGCCCGTACATATGGCTATTTTAGAAGGTGAGCAGGAAATTATGTTCACTGAGCAACATGTGCTGAGGGATGAGTTTAACCAAGTTCCTCTGTTTATTCGCCCGCAAAGTTTTTTCCAAACCAACCCTATTGTGGCTGCACAGCTATATCAAACAGCCAGAGAATGGGTCAAAGCGCTGAATATATCCAGCTTGTGGGATCTGTTTTGCGGTGTGGGTGGCTTTGGTTTGCATTGCGCGGATAAGACGATCAGGCTAACGGGAATTGAAATTAGTGCGCCCGCTATTGAGTGTGCTCGTCAGTCTGCCCAAGAGCTGGGTTTGCAGCATGTGGAATTCCAAGCATTAGATTCAACCAATTTTGCCACCAGTCGCCAAGATATTCCCGATTTAGTGCTGGTGAATCCACCTCGCCGCGGTATTGGTAAGAATTTATGCAATTATTTATCTGATATGCATCCTGAGTATATTCTCTATTCCAGCTGTAATGCCCAAACGATGGCGCAAGACTTTGAGTTATTATCAGGATACGAAGTTTGCAAAGTTCAACTGTTTGATATGTTCCCGCATACAGCACACTATGAAGTACTAAGCTTATTGAAGCGAAAATAG